The Desulfotignum phosphitoxidans DSM 13687 genome has a window encoding:
- the cobJ gene encoding precorrin-3B C(17)-methyltransferase, which translates to MTRRAGAAIDEAGVIAGYTTYVDLIQDRIKGKEIIATTMKKEVDRVIAAIDAALSGKKCALISSGDPGIYAMAGLVLEICRQKQIPVARTACDPVPENGLRVEVVPGIPALASAASLLGAPLTHDFACISLSDLLTPWDVIEKRIECAAMADFVIVIFNPKSRKRNWQLQKAMEIILKYRDADTPTGIVQNAMRDRQNVSIIPLNGLDTADVDMLTTVIVGNSTSNTYLDFMYTPRGYSEKYDF; encoded by the coding sequence ATGACCCGCCGTGCAGGCGCAGCCATTGATGAAGCCGGCGTAATTGCCGGATACACCACATATGTAGACCTGATCCAAGACCGGATCAAAGGAAAAGAAATCATTGCCACCACCATGAAAAAAGAAGTGGATCGGGTGATTGCAGCCATAGATGCAGCGCTTTCCGGAAAAAAATGTGCACTTATTTCTTCCGGTGATCCCGGAATTTATGCCATGGCCGGTCTTGTCCTGGAAATCTGCCGACAAAAACAGATTCCTGTAGCCAGGACAGCATGTGACCCTGTACCTGAAAACGGTCTCCGGGTGGAAGTGGTGCCGGGCATTCCCGCCCTGGCCTCGGCAGCATCGCTTTTAGGCGCCCCCCTGACCCATGACTTTGCCTGTATCAGTTTAAGCGATCTTTTGACACCCTGGGATGTGATCGAAAAACGGATTGAATGTGCGGCCATGGCTGATTTTGTCATCGTGATCTTCAATCCGAAAAGCCGGAAGAGAAACTGGCAGCTTCAAAAAGCCATGGAAATCATACTGAAATACCGGGATGCGGATACCCCCACAGGCATTGTCCAAAATGCCATGCGTGACCGTCAGAACGTATCGATAATCCCTTTAAACGGCCTTGATACAGCGGATGTGGATATGCTGACAACGGTAATTGTCGGAAACAGCACCTCGAATACGTACCTGGATTTCATGTATACCCCGCGGGGATATTCTGAAAAATATGATTTTTAA
- a CDS encoding type I restriction endonuclease subunit R yields MNKTPEQTARDNIDKMLERSGWVVVDKTAINWGRGPGLAVREYQTDVGPADYVLFVDRKPIGVIEAKKETEGHRLSVHEHQAEFYAQSKLKWFADSCFLPFVYESTGILTRFTDMRDPKPRARPVFSFHHPVTLKERFRQKTSLRQRLQQLPDLPEQSLRNCQIRAITNLETSFRENRPRALVQMATGSGKTFTAITAVYRLLKYADAKRVLFLVDTRNLGEQAEQEFMGYLPNDDNRKFTELYNVRRLNSKYVPPDSQVCISTIQRMYSILKGEDLEETAEQTNPHEYVETGPPRPVEYNEQVPPEFFDFIVIDECHRSIYNLWKQVLDYFDAFYIGLTATPDKRTFAFFNENVVSEYRHEDAVADGVNVGFDTYLIETRITQGGAKLVAEEWVDKRDRLTRQKRWEQLDEEVVYTQTDLDRDVVNPSQIRNIIKAFRDKLPEMFPGREEVPKTLIFAKTDSHADDIIQMVREEFAEGNAFCKKVTYKAEEDPKSVLASFRNDYHPRIAVTVDMIATGTDVKPLECLVFMRDVRSRNYFEQMKGRGTRTQGYDDLKKVTPSVHTAKTGFIIVDAVGVSKSVKTDSRPLKHKKSIPLKDLLQAALMGQTDEDLYSSLAGRLSRLDKQITDDERNRFKQLTHGKSINQLVHDLLDAHNPDKIIDHATQKFDLPPGTEPEDHQQQAAQKELIHTARDTFTGELNEFIETVRKSHEQIIDTVNLDDLEFAGWDKQSRIRAQEVIQDFTTFMQAHKDEITALSIFYSQPYNRRHVTYAMIREVMDTLKSKKPALAPARVWQAFEQMEKVKGRSPENELTALVSLIRRITGIDDSLTAFEQTVDRNFQKWVFGKQAGAAAKFTEEQMTWLRMIKEHIISSVHIEKDDLDYAPFDGQGGIGRMHRLFGDEMDAVMDEMNEALAV; encoded by the coding sequence ATGAACAAAACCCCCGAACAAACAGCACGAGACAACATCGACAAAATGCTTGAGCGCTCCGGCTGGGTGGTTGTTGATAAAACAGCCATCAACTGGGGCCGGGGTCCGGGGCTTGCTGTTCGGGAATATCAGACCGATGTGGGGCCTGCGGATTATGTCCTGTTTGTGGACCGCAAACCCATCGGCGTGATTGAAGCCAAAAAAGAAACCGAAGGCCACCGCCTGAGCGTTCATGAACACCAGGCGGAATTCTACGCCCAAAGCAAACTGAAATGGTTTGCCGACAGCTGCTTTCTTCCGTTTGTGTATGAAAGCACGGGCATACTGACCCGTTTTACCGACATGAGAGATCCCAAACCCCGGGCACGGCCGGTCTTTTCATTTCACCATCCGGTAACGTTAAAAGAAAGATTCCGGCAGAAAACCAGCCTGCGCCAGCGCTTGCAGCAGTTGCCGGATCTGCCGGAGCAAAGCCTTAGAAATTGCCAAATCCGGGCCATCACCAATCTTGAAACATCCTTCCGGGAAAATCGTCCCCGGGCCCTGGTGCAGATGGCCACGGGCAGCGGCAAAACCTTCACCGCCATTACGGCGGTGTATCGCCTGCTCAAATACGCGGATGCCAAGCGGGTCTTGTTCCTGGTGGATACAAGGAACCTGGGAGAGCAGGCTGAACAGGAGTTCATGGGGTATCTGCCCAATGACGACAACCGCAAATTCACCGAACTGTATAACGTCCGGCGCCTGAACTCCAAATATGTCCCGCCGGACAGCCAGGTCTGCATCAGTACCATCCAGCGGATGTATTCCATTTTAAAAGGAGAAGACCTCGAAGAAACCGCAGAACAGACCAATCCCCATGAATACGTGGAGACCGGGCCGCCCCGGCCGGTCGAATACAATGAACAGGTGCCCCCGGAATTTTTTGATTTCATCGTGATCGATGAATGTCACCGCTCCATCTACAACCTGTGGAAACAGGTACTCGATTATTTTGATGCCTTTTACATCGGCCTGACCGCCACCCCGGACAAGCGGACATTCGCCTTTTTCAATGAAAACGTGGTCAGCGAATACCGGCATGAAGACGCTGTGGCCGACGGAGTCAATGTCGGGTTTGATACCTATCTGATTGAAACCAGAATCACCCAGGGCGGCGCAAAACTGGTGGCAGAGGAATGGGTTGACAAACGGGACCGCCTGACCCGTCAGAAACGCTGGGAACAGCTGGATGAGGAAGTGGTGTACACGCAAACCGATCTGGACCGGGATGTGGTCAACCCCAGCCAGATCAGAAACATCATCAAGGCGTTCCGGGACAAACTCCCGGAAATGTTCCCCGGACGGGAAGAAGTCCCTAAAACCCTTATTTTTGCCAAAACCGACAGCCATGCCGATGACATCATCCAGATGGTGCGCGAGGAATTTGCCGAGGGCAACGCGTTCTGCAAAAAAGTCACTTACAAGGCCGAGGAAGATCCCAAGTCCGTGCTGGCCTCGTTCCGGAATGATTATCACCCCCGGATTGCGGTCACCGTTGACATGATCGCCACGGGCACGGATGTCAAACCCCTGGAATGTCTTGTCTTCATGCGGGATGTCCGCTCCAGAAACTATTTTGAACAGATGAAAGGCCGGGGAACCCGCACCCAGGGCTATGATGACCTGAAAAAGGTGACCCCTTCGGTTCATACCGCAAAAACCGGATTTATAATCGTGGATGCCGTGGGTGTCAGCAAATCTGTCAAAACCGACAGCCGGCCTCTGAAGCACAAAAAATCTATCCCCTTGAAAGATCTGCTCCAGGCCGCACTGATGGGGCAGACCGATGAAGACCTGTATTCTTCTCTGGCCGGCCGCCTGTCCCGGCTGGACAAGCAGATCACCGATGATGAACGCAACAGATTCAAACAACTGACCCATGGCAAATCCATCAACCAGCTGGTGCATGACCTGCTCGATGCCCATAATCCAGACAAAATCATCGATCATGCAACACAGAAATTTGATCTGCCGCCGGGAACGGAGCCGGAAGACCATCAGCAGCAAGCTGCCCAAAAAGAGCTGATCCACACCGCCAGAGATACCTTTACCGGCGAACTCAACGAATTTATTGAAACCGTGCGCAAATCCCATGAACAGATCATCGACACCGTCAACCTGGATGATCTTGAATTTGCCGGCTGGGACAAACAGTCCCGCATCAGGGCGCAGGAGGTTATCCAGGATTTCACCACATTTATGCAGGCCCACAAGGATGAGATCACGGCCCTTTCCATATTCTACAGCCAGCCGTATAACCGCCGGCATGTCACCTATGCCATGATCCGGGAAGTGATGGACACCTTGAAGTCAAAAAAGCCGGCCCTGGCTCCGGCTCGGGTCTGGCAGGCCTTTGAGCAGATGGAAAAGGTGAAAGGCCGGTCCCCGGAAAACGAACTCACGGCCCTGGTTTCCCTGATCCGGCGGATCACCGGCATTGACGATTCCCTGACCGCTTTTGAGCAGACAGTGGACCGCAACTTTCAAAAATGGGTGTTCGGCAAACAGGCCGGGGCCGCCGCAAAATTCACCGAAGAACAGATGACCTGGCTGCGCATGATCAAGGAACACATCATCAGCTCCGTGCATATTGAAAAAGACGATTTGGATTACGCCCCTTTTGACGGCCAGGGAGGCATCGGGAGGATGCATAGGTTGTTTGGTGATGAGATGGATGCGGTTATGGATGAGATGAATGAGGCGTTGGCGGTTTAA
- a CDS encoding MFS transporter — MEKRISIIGLNLSVFLFMFGVGLIVPLLPQKIITLTGSLKTVGYLASAFAVPFVLLQFPIGRLSDRYGCRRFLVAGYLICSASGLIYCVSNTQEMIFFGRLLQGIGEAPLWALAPALLSMLYPAAKGKVIGAYNASLHLGLTLGSGFGILMAGVLVKNEPFVLFALSGLLGAFLIFVTVKDPRAEGSGVETALDTGGLKKILAYPGILAVFSGIILYGAGYGISLTVLPGFLIQEKGFTQAQIGGFFTLFYIGISLSQIITGPVSDRHGRTKTMILGLFMITAGLGMFPGRDGWGIYPWLFLASCGLGVFCVSALSWLNNAVADSLKGTISGAFYLFWGIGFFTGPAALGMFGKAARGFTGFHVLAMLFLLQALVQWGLGYGSGKIGLGRKSDFD; from the coding sequence ATGGAAAAACGGATATCCATCATTGGGTTGAATCTGTCGGTATTTTTGTTCATGTTCGGGGTCGGGCTGATCGTCCCCTTACTTCCCCAGAAAATCATTACTTTGACCGGGTCGTTAAAAACCGTTGGCTATCTGGCCTCTGCGTTTGCCGTCCCGTTTGTATTGCTCCAGTTTCCTATCGGGCGTTTGTCTGACCGGTATGGGTGCCGGCGCTTTCTGGTGGCCGGGTACCTGATCTGTTCCGCCTCCGGGCTCATCTACTGTGTTTCAAATACCCAGGAGATGATCTTTTTTGGGCGGCTGCTCCAGGGAATCGGGGAGGCCCCTTTGTGGGCCCTGGCACCGGCCCTTTTGTCCATGCTGTATCCCGCAGCCAAGGGAAAAGTGATCGGGGCCTACAATGCATCGCTCCATCTGGGCCTCACCCTGGGCAGCGGCTTCGGAATTCTGATGGCCGGGGTGTTGGTGAAAAATGAACCTTTTGTGCTGTTTGCGCTGTCAGGGCTCCTGGGGGCTTTTCTTATTTTTGTGACGGTCAAAGATCCCCGGGCAGAAGGAAGCGGGGTTGAGACGGCCCTGGATACCGGCGGGCTTAAAAAGATCCTTGCCTATCCGGGTATCCTGGCCGTGTTCTCGGGTATTATTCTGTATGGGGCCGGATACGGGATTTCCCTGACCGTGCTTCCCGGTTTTCTGATCCAGGAAAAAGGATTTACACAGGCCCAGATTGGCGGGTTTTTCACCCTGTTTTATATCGGCATCAGCCTGTCCCAGATCATTACTGGCCCCGTATCCGACCGCCACGGACGGACCAAGACCATGATCCTGGGGCTGTTCATGATCACTGCGGGCCTTGGGATGTTTCCGGGCAGGGACGGGTGGGGGATTTACCCCTGGCTTTTTTTAGCCAGTTGCGGGCTGGGTGTGTTCTGCGTGTCGGCCCTGTCATGGCTGAACAATGCCGTGGCGGATTCGTTGAAAGGCACCATATCCGGGGCGTTCTATCTGTTCTGGGGAATCGGATTCTTTACAGGTCCGGCAGCCCTGGGGATGTTCGGGAAAGCAGCCCGGGGCTTTACCGGATTCCATGTTCTGGCGATGCTTTTTTTGTTGCAGGCATTGGTTCAATGGGGGCTTGGATACGGGAGCGGGAAAATTGGCCTGGGCAGAAAATCTGATTTTGATTAA
- a CDS encoding AAA family ATPase — MYISNLKLRNWRNFTSADVDLKETVYLIGPNASGKSNLLDIFRFMRDIVNPKGGGLQQAIDLRGGLKKIRSLAARKPAWVELEFEFREDLHNTGEPPDWCYKLWINYEGKGKQRPIVIKEEVWKKGTRLVARPDPDDNADPERKIQTHLEQINMNREYREVSNFFSDVLYLHLVPQLLKFSDQLSLRHLESDPFGQGLLEEISGTQKRSRDYRLRTIENILKKVIPNLEQLQFKIDDTTGRPHLEMLYNHWRPNAGWQREDQFSDGTLRLLAMLWTLLSSNRMILLEEPELSLHNAIVEQIPDLLYKTRQRKKTGGQILVSTHSEVMLSSQSIDGNFLILQPGQSGEATRITPPSEADIEAMKAGLSPADILLPQTAVTVQRI, encoded by the coding sequence ATGTACATATCCAATTTAAAATTGAGGAACTGGCGCAATTTTACCAGCGCCGATGTAGACCTCAAAGAGACCGTCTATCTGATAGGTCCCAACGCGTCAGGCAAATCCAACCTGCTGGATATCTTCCGCTTCATGAGGGACATCGTCAATCCCAAGGGTGGTGGCCTTCAGCAGGCCATTGACCTGCGCGGAGGGCTGAAAAAAATACGCAGCCTGGCGGCAAGAAAACCGGCCTGGGTAGAACTGGAGTTTGAATTCCGGGAAGATCTGCACAATACCGGAGAACCGCCGGACTGGTGTTACAAGCTGTGGATCAACTATGAAGGAAAAGGAAAGCAGCGGCCGATTGTTATCAAAGAAGAGGTATGGAAAAAAGGGACGCGGCTGGTGGCACGTCCTGATCCGGATGATAACGCAGATCCTGAGAGAAAAATTCAGACACACCTGGAACAGATAAACATGAATCGTGAGTACCGCGAGGTATCGAATTTCTTTTCCGATGTCCTGTATCTGCACCTGGTACCGCAGCTTTTGAAATTCAGTGACCAGCTCTCGTTGAGACACCTGGAGTCTGATCCGTTCGGTCAGGGACTTCTGGAAGAAATTTCAGGCACACAAAAGCGCTCCCGCGACTATCGTCTCCGCACCATTGAAAACATTCTTAAAAAGGTCATTCCCAATCTGGAGCAGCTGCAGTTCAAAATAGACGATACCACGGGCAGGCCCCACCTTGAGATGTTATACAACCACTGGCGTCCCAATGCGGGATGGCAGAGAGAAGATCAGTTTTCCGACGGCACATTGCGGCTGCTGGCCATGCTGTGGACCCTGCTTTCTTCCAATCGGATGATTCTTCTGGAAGAACCTGAACTGTCACTCCACAATGCCATAGTCGAACAGATTCCGGATCTGCTCTACAAAACCAGGCAGCGGAAGAAAACCGGCGGTCAGATTCTTGTGAGCACCCACAGTGAAGTGATGCTGTCCAGCCAAAGCATCGACGGCAATTTCCTGATACTCCAGCCCGGTCAAAGTGGCGAAGCCACCAGGATCACTCCGCCCTCTGAAGCTGATATCGAAGCCATGAAAGCCGGACTCTCACCCGCTGACATACTTTTGCCGCAAACAGCCGTAACCGTCCAAAGGATCTGA
- a CDS encoding restriction endonuclease subunit S: MTGWIQTSLGELCVITMGQSPPSNTYNTEKNGLPFFQGKAEFSDLYPVPHKWCSKPQKIANENDILISVRAPVGDVNFANQHCCIGRGLAAIKYNRCPKFIFYFLKHSKNELDKLSTGTTFKAISKQTILNYSLFIPSLNEQNEIVSKIEELLSELDNGVESLKKAREQLKTYRQAVLKHAFEGKLTREWREQQIQAGNPPESAEKLLARIKKERKTQYQKQVESWQRACEQAKKDGSKKPAKPKKPKDLPPLTVKALAELPELPEGWGWVTLEMILSDTLIGIVKNLSEQNEMGIGVPYVKMNNISKFGTMDYSSLAYVTIHEDEKNKYSLKANDILFNTRNSYELVGKTGIIKKVTSYTVFNNNLMRMRFFVQVNPIMIWYQINSPQFQKELERKKKATTNICALYGKDIFPMKIKLTNLLEQNELVSEIETRLSVCDKLEQTIEDSLKKAEALRQSILKKAFEGELTKEWREAHPELISGENSAENLLARIQAEKARLAGEEKKRRSGKAGKK, from the coding sequence ATGACGGGCTGGATTCAAACGTCTCTTGGAGAGTTGTGTGTTATCACTATGGGACAATCTCCCCCATCTAACACATATAACACCGAAAAGAACGGCTTGCCATTTTTCCAAGGGAAAGCGGAATTTTCAGACTTATATCCTGTCCCTCATAAATGGTGTAGTAAGCCCCAAAAAATAGCAAATGAAAATGATATTCTCATTTCAGTCCGAGCACCAGTCGGGGATGTGAATTTTGCCAATCAGCATTGCTGCATTGGTCGAGGCCTTGCAGCCATAAAATATAATAGATGCCCAAAATTCATATTTTATTTTCTGAAGCATTCGAAAAATGAATTGGACAAATTAAGTACCGGTACCACTTTTAAGGCAATATCAAAACAAACCATTCTTAATTATTCATTATTCATTCCTTCATTAAACGAGCAAAACGAAATCGTATCCAAAATCGAAGAACTCCTTTCCGAACTCGACAACGGTGTCGAAAGCCTAAAAAAAGCCCGGGAACAATTGAAAACCTACCGCCAGGCCGTGCTGAAGCATGCGTTTGAGGGCAAGCTGACCCGGGAATGGCGAGAACAGCAGATACAAGCGGGGAATCCTCCGGAATCGGCGGAGAAACTTCTGGCGCGGATCAAAAAAGAGCGGAAAACGCAGTATCAAAAACAGGTGGAATCGTGGCAAAGGGCCTGCGAACAGGCAAAAAAAGACGGCAGTAAAAAACCCGCCAAACCCAAAAAACCAAAAGACTTGCCGCCGCTGACTGTAAAAGCATTGGCAGAGTTGCCGGAACTGCCGGAGGGGTGGGGATGGGTAACTTTAGAAATGATACTTAGCGACACATTAATTGGTATTGTTAAAAATCTTTCGGAACAAAATGAAATGGGGATTGGTGTTCCTTATGTAAAAATGAATAATATCAGCAAATTTGGCACGATGGATTATTCTTCATTGGCTTATGTAACAATTCACGAGGATGAAAAAAATAAATATTCTTTAAAAGCGAATGATATTCTTTTTAATACACGGAATAGTTATGAATTGGTTGGAAAAACAGGAATAATAAAAAAAGTAACAAGCTATACGGTTTTCAATAATAATTTGATGAGAATGAGATTTTTTGTTCAAGTAAATCCAATTATGATTTGGTACCAGATAAATAGCCCTCAGTTTCAAAAAGAATTGGAAAGAAAGAAAAAGGCAACAACGAATATTTGTGCTTTGTATGGTAAAGATATTTTCCCGATGAAAATCAAATTAACAAACTTACTTGAACAAAATGAGCTTGTGTCAGAAATCGAAACCCGCCTCTCCGTCTGTGACAAACTGGAACAAACCATCGAAGACAGCCTGAAAAAGGCCGAGGCCCTGCGGCAGAGCATCCTGAAAAAGGCATTTGAAGGGGAACTGACCAAAGAGTGGCGGGAAGCGCACCCGGAGCTGATTTCCGGTGAAAACTCGGCGGAAAACCTGCTGGCGCGTATCCAGGCGGAAAAGGCCCGCCTGGCCGGCGAAGAAAAAAAGCGGCGATCCGGAAAGGCAGGAAAAAAATGA
- a CDS encoding RNA-binding domain-containing protein, producing the protein MNIKELQIQISLGEDSTRQFKADVRNAASLASEMAAFANAEGGTIFLGVADDGGTPGLDKADVARINQLISNAASQLVKSPLTVRTENIGLENGRIVIVLTVPKGLDKPYFDKNGVIWLKTGADKRRVNSKEELRRLFQITGQFHADELPTRAGIDKLDKLRFRDFLRDVYQQAYPDDPKELTRLLQNMNLATDDGALNLAGLLLFAERPELIKPQFVVKAIRYPGDKIHVTDYLDTEDFAGPLPKIFNDTLAFVMRNLHKIQAGRGVNAPGRPEIPESVFEELLVNALVHRDYLVSAPVRLFVYDNRIEIISPGHLPDNLTVEKIRTGNAGIRNPILVSYVAKGLLPYHGLGSGIKRALAAWPQIDFADDRDGCLFTATVHRKPAEELKLATISSKSERKPDTTSGKCRESVGKASGKILGACREKPSVTIPELAALIGITERSVQRNIQKLQKQGLLRRIGGRKEGHWEVLS; encoded by the coding sequence ATGAACATCAAGGAACTTCAAATCCAGATCTCCTTGGGGGAAGACAGCACCCGTCAGTTCAAGGCGGATGTGCGCAATGCTGCATCCCTGGCTTCCGAGATGGCTGCATTTGCCAATGCCGAGGGTGGGACGATCTTTCTGGGGGTGGCGGATGACGGCGGCACACCCGGGCTTGACAAGGCGGACGTGGCCCGGATCAATCAGCTCATCAGCAATGCCGCCAGTCAATTGGTCAAAAGTCCGCTGACGGTGCGCACCGAAAATATCGGCCTTGAAAACGGCCGCATTGTGATCGTGCTGACTGTGCCAAAGGGGCTTGATAAACCCTACTTTGACAAGAACGGCGTGATCTGGCTGAAAACCGGTGCGGACAAGCGGCGGGTGAATTCCAAGGAGGAGCTGCGCCGCCTGTTCCAGATAACCGGCCAGTTCCATGCAGATGAACTGCCCACGCGGGCCGGGATCGACAAGCTGGACAAACTGCGGTTCCGGGATTTTCTGCGGGACGTGTATCAGCAGGCATATCCAGATGATCCGAAAGAATTGACGCGCCTGCTCCAGAACATGAATCTGGCCACGGATGACGGCGCGCTGAACCTGGCCGGGTTGCTGCTGTTTGCCGAAAGGCCCGAACTCATCAAACCGCAGTTCGTGGTCAAAGCGATCCGCTATCCCGGCGATAAGATTCACGTGACCGACTACCTGGATACCGAGGACTTTGCCGGCCCACTGCCGAAAATTTTTAATGATACCCTGGCATTTGTAATGCGCAACCTGCACAAGATCCAGGCAGGACGGGGGGTAAACGCCCCGGGCCGGCCGGAAATCCCGGAAAGCGTGTTCGAGGAACTGCTGGTCAATGCCCTGGTGCACCGGGATTATCTGGTGAGTGCACCGGTCCGGTTGTTTGTCTATGACAACCGCATCGAGATCATCAGTCCGGGGCATCTGCCTGACAACCTGACTGTAGAGAAGATCCGCACGGGAAATGCCGGTATCCGGAATCCGATCCTGGTTTCTTATGTGGCCAAGGGACTGCTGCCCTACCATGGACTGGGCTCCGGGATCAAACGCGCTTTAGCGGCATGGCCACAAATCGATTTTGCCGACGACCGGGACGGGTGCCTTTTTACGGCAACGGTTCACCGAAAACCGGCAGAAGAACTGAAATTGGCGACCATTTCATCAAAAAGCGAACGAAAACCCGACACGACGTCGGGAAAGTGTCGGGAAAGTGTCGGGAAAGCGTCGGGAAAGATTCTGGGTGCCTGTCGGGAAAAGCCTTCAGTAACCATCCCGGAGCTGGCTGCATTGATTGGCATTACCGAGCGATCAGTCCAGCGGAACATTCAGAAGCTGCAAAAGCAAGGATTGCTGCGCCGGATCGGCGGCAGAAAAGAAGGCCACTGGGAGGTGCTGTCATGA
- a CDS encoding class I SAM-dependent DNA methyltransferase: MNNTASIVSRVWSFCHTLRDDGVSYGDYLEQLTYLLFLKMADEYGKIYQKDAGIPNEYNWESLKTRKGADLESHYISLLRALGKQKGMIGQIFVKSQNQIQDPAKLYKIIHMIDAENWIMMGADVKGDIYEGLLEKNAEDVKSGAGQYFTPRPLIRAMVECVRPEPARTIADPACGTGGFFLAAYDFLVNAYSLDKDQKKFLKNHTFFGNEIVANTRRLALMNCFLHNIGEITGESAISPNDALIADTGVRYDYVLTNPPFGKKSSITITNGRGKQEKEDLRYNRQDFWATTSNKQLNFVQHVRTMLNITGRAAVVVPDNVLFEGGAGETVRKKLLENTDLHTILRLPTGIFYAQGVKANVIFFDNKPAAKHPWTREVWFYDFRTNVHFTKKKHLMAYDDLKDFIACYNPQNRHQRKETWSEDTPDGRWRKFTFEEIAGRDKTSLDIFWIRDQSLADLDNLPDPDVLAEEIIENLEAGVDSFKQIMESINGR; encoded by the coding sequence ATGAACAACACGGCAAGCATTGTTTCAAGAGTCTGGAGTTTCTGCCACACCCTGCGGGATGACGGTGTCAGTTACGGCGATTATCTGGAGCAGCTCACCTATCTGCTGTTTCTCAAGATGGCTGATGAATATGGCAAAATTTACCAGAAAGATGCCGGCATCCCGAACGAATACAACTGGGAAAGCCTGAAAACCCGCAAAGGCGCGGATCTTGAATCCCATTACATCTCCTTGCTCAGGGCGCTGGGGAAGCAGAAAGGCATGATCGGCCAGATTTTTGTCAAATCCCAGAACCAGATCCAGGACCCGGCCAAGCTGTATAAGATCATTCACATGATTGATGCGGAAAACTGGATCATGATGGGCGCGGACGTCAAGGGGGATATCTACGAGGGCCTGCTGGAAAAAAACGCCGAAGACGTGAAAAGCGGGGCCGGGCAGTATTTTACCCCCCGGCCCCTGATCCGGGCCATGGTGGAATGTGTCCGGCCCGAACCGGCCAGGACCATTGCTGATCCTGCCTGCGGCACGGGCGGGTTCTTTCTGGCGGCCTATGATTTTTTAGTCAATGCGTACAGCCTGGATAAAGACCAGAAAAAGTTTCTGAAAAACCACACCTTTTTCGGCAACGAGATCGTGGCCAACACCCGCCGCCTGGCTTTGATGAACTGTTTTTTACACAATATCGGGGAGATCACGGGCGAGTCCGCCATATCCCCCAATGATGCCCTGATTGCCGATACCGGGGTCCGGTACGACTATGTTTTAACCAATCCGCCCTTCGGCAAAAAAAGCAGCATCACCATCACCAACGGCCGGGGCAAACAGGAAAAAGAGGATCTGCGTTACAACCGGCAGGATTTCTGGGCCACCACCTCCAACAAGCAGCTCAATTTTGTCCAGCACGTGCGCACCATGCTGAACATCACGGGCCGGGCCGCCGTGGTGGTTCCGGACAATGTGCTTTTTGAAGGGGGTGCCGGTGAAACCGTGCGGAAAAAGCTGCTTGAAAACACGGACCTGCACACCATCCTGCGGCTTCCCACGGGCATATTTTACGCCCAGGGGGTCAAGGCCAACGTGATCTTTTTTGACAACAAACCCGCGGCCAAACACCCCTGGACCCGGGAGGTCTGGTTTTATGATTTCAGAACCAACGTCCATTTCACCAAAAAGAAACACCTGATGGCATATGATGACCTGAAAGATTTCATTGCCTGCTACAACCCACAAAACCGCCACCAGCGCAAAGAAACCTGGTCGGAAGACACTCCTGACGGCCGGTGGCGCAAATTCACTTTTGAAGAGATTGCCGGCCGGGACAAAACCAGTCTGGACATCTTCTGGATCAGGGATCAAAGCCTGGCAGACCTGGACAACCTGCCTGATCCGGATGTGCTGGCCGAAGAGATCATTGAAAATCTGGAAGCCGGTGTCGACAGTTTCAAGCAGATCATGGAATCGATCAATGGACGATAG
- a CDS encoding four helix bundle protein — MKGSNIIVEKSYVFALDIVKLCFYIQREKKEYVLSRQLLKSGTSIGANVEEAVGGISKADFLAKMQIAYKEARESHYWIRLMKDSMLLEEQVSHKMINNCEELLKILSAILKTGKSVK; from the coding sequence ATGAAGGGATCAAATATAATCGTTGAGAAAAGCTATGTCTTTGCTTTGGATATTGTCAAATTGTGTTTTTACATCCAAAGAGAGAAGAAAGAATATGTTCTTTCCCGACAATTGTTGAAAAGTGGGACGAGTATAGGTGCGAATGTCGAGGAAGCTGTGGGTGGTATTTCAAAAGCGGATTTTCTGGCAAAAATGCAAATTGCCTACAAGGAAGCAAGAGAGTCCCACTATTGGATCAGATTGATGAAAGACAGCATGCTGTTGGAAGAACAAGTCAGTCATAAAATGATCAATAATTGTGAAGAATTGCTAAAAATTCTTAGTGCTATTTTGAAAACAGGAAAAAGTGTGAAATGA